In a genomic window of Streptomyces koelreuteriae:
- a CDS encoding beta-N-acetylglucosaminidase domain-containing protein — protein MFPATRLRLPGAALLLALGLTLTQVPPSAAAPDQPSKTAAPPQVWPRPQSMHTGPGRLAVPERVVTVVGRGSDPSARRVVESVLRDAGAERIVTADKPPAKAGFTVFIGGPKENTATAAALKHLKAPSPAGLPSGGYVLASGREDGRTLLALSGTDRTGTFYAAQTLRQLVTRTVPVVTVRDWPTAALRGVIEGFYGTPWSHTERLSQLDFYGRTKQNVYVYSPKDDPYLRDRWRDEYPPAELRQLKELVDRADANHVRFTYALSPGLSVCYSSAADIAALTRKFDSLYAIGVRSFAIPLDDISYTKWNCEADEREFGTGGGAAGAAQAHLLNEVWKDFSAGHSGLHPLEMVPTEYSDLADSPYKKALREKLDPSVVVEWTGVGVIAPTITAEQVAKAREVYGHPILIWDNYPVNDYVTSRLLLGPYTGREPGVAKAATGVTANPMVQGQASRLALFTSAAYLWNPDSYDPRAAFLASVRDLAGPDAAEWLRIFAENNYSSQLDATESPTLSALIAAFHKAYDEDSGLDHAAAALRSYFADMAATPRELRARLDNPGFLRETSAWLDKLGRYGGAGRTAVDLLLAGKRGDSDAVATYWNRLRSQRKELDAIPQQVSPGVMDRFLYTAMIENAPDPGVDAAFAPGSVSLKPGGSAKITLSFSDRAATAARTVTWKLTAPDGVTVSPAEGTATVPAGGSASATVTVTAGENARAGVRSLGVAGEGVLDRALPVQITDGTGSSRALTANFSGASVSSVDLSSKKTTDIAVGANPGEVVTSADGRTAYAANQGSNTVSVIDVARGEVTATVSVGKIPAGLALTPDGRTLWVANYGDGTVQPVDTASLTPGAPVQVGNGPENMAITPDGRTLYVPNIKDNTVTPVDLTTRKAAAAVPVGPSPFNIVAAPDGKTVYVSNSGGSTVTPIDTATNDTEPTLLVSGQAYGLALSPDGRTLWVSPSTGDTVTPVDTVTGAPGKTVTVGRSAFDVALDWDGGTAYVTTADAGALVPVDTASGAVGAPLTTGAYPLAVALTPVPVPVPVPVPVK, from the coding sequence GTGTTCCCAGCCACTCGTCTCAGACTGCCCGGCGCCGCGCTCCTGCTGGCCCTCGGCCTCACGCTCACACAGGTGCCGCCTTCGGCCGCCGCACCGGACCAGCCCTCGAAAACCGCCGCCCCGCCCCAGGTGTGGCCACGGCCGCAGAGCATGCACACGGGGCCCGGCCGGCTCGCGGTCCCCGAACGGGTCGTGACGGTCGTCGGACGCGGGAGCGACCCGTCGGCCCGGCGGGTCGTCGAGAGCGTCCTGCGCGACGCCGGAGCCGAGCGGATCGTGACGGCCGACAAGCCGCCCGCGAAGGCCGGGTTCACCGTCTTCATCGGCGGCCCGAAGGAGAACACCGCGACGGCCGCGGCCCTGAAGCACCTCAAGGCCCCCTCCCCCGCCGGGCTGCCCTCCGGCGGCTACGTCCTCGCCTCCGGCCGCGAGGACGGCCGCACCCTCCTCGCCCTGTCCGGCACCGACCGCACCGGCACCTTCTACGCCGCCCAGACCCTGCGCCAACTGGTCACGAGAACCGTGCCGGTGGTGACCGTCCGGGACTGGCCCACGGCCGCGCTGCGCGGAGTGATCGAGGGCTTCTACGGCACCCCCTGGTCGCACACCGAGCGGCTGAGCCAGCTCGACTTCTACGGCCGCACCAAGCAGAACGTCTACGTCTACTCCCCCAAGGACGACCCGTACCTGCGTGACCGGTGGCGCGACGAGTATCCGCCCGCCGAACTGCGGCAGTTGAAGGAACTCGTCGACCGGGCCGACGCCAACCATGTCCGCTTCACCTACGCCCTCTCCCCGGGGCTGTCCGTCTGCTACTCCTCGGCCGCCGACATCGCCGCCCTCACCCGCAAATTCGACTCGCTGTACGCCATCGGGGTGCGCTCCTTCGCGATCCCGCTGGACGACATCAGCTACACGAAATGGAACTGCGAGGCCGACGAGAGAGAGTTCGGCACGGGCGGCGGCGCGGCGGGAGCGGCGCAGGCGCATCTCCTCAACGAGGTCTGGAAGGACTTCTCGGCCGGCCACTCCGGCCTGCACCCCCTGGAGATGGTCCCCACCGAGTACTCCGACCTCGCCGACTCCCCCTACAAGAAGGCGCTGCGGGAGAAGCTGGACCCGTCGGTGGTCGTGGAGTGGACCGGCGTCGGCGTGATCGCCCCGACCATCACGGCCGAGCAGGTCGCGAAGGCCCGTGAGGTCTACGGCCATCCGATCCTGATCTGGGACAACTACCCGGTCAACGACTACGTCACCAGCCGCCTCCTGCTCGGCCCCTACACCGGCCGCGAGCCCGGCGTGGCGAAGGCGGCGACCGGGGTGACCGCCAATCCGATGGTCCAGGGCCAGGCGAGCCGGCTCGCCCTGTTCACCTCCGCTGCCTATCTGTGGAACCCGGACAGCTACGACCCACGGGCCGCGTTCCTCGCCTCCGTCCGCGATCTGGCCGGGCCGGATGCCGCCGAGTGGCTGCGGATCTTCGCCGAGAACAACTACTCGTCCCAGTTGGACGCGACCGAGTCCCCGACGCTGAGCGCCCTCATCGCCGCGTTCCACAAGGCGTACGACGAGGACTCCGGGCTCGATCATGCCGCCGCCGCGCTCCGGTCGTACTTCGCCGATATGGCCGCCACACCCCGTGAACTCCGGGCCCGCCTGGACAACCCCGGGTTCCTCCGGGAGACGTCGGCCTGGCTGGACAAGCTCGGCCGCTACGGCGGCGCGGGGCGCACGGCCGTGGATCTGCTGCTGGCCGGCAAGCGCGGTGACTCCGACGCGGTCGCCACGTACTGGAACCGGCTGAGGTCCCAGCGCAAGGAGCTGGACGCGATACCCCAGCAGGTCTCTCCGGGCGTGATGGACCGGTTCCTCTACACGGCGATGATCGAGAACGCGCCCGACCCGGGGGTGGACGCGGCGTTCGCGCCGGGTTCCGTCAGTCTGAAGCCGGGCGGTTCCGCGAAGATCACGCTCTCCTTCTCCGACCGGGCCGCCACCGCCGCCCGGACGGTGACCTGGAAGCTGACCGCCCCCGACGGCGTCACCGTCTCCCCCGCCGAGGGCACCGCGACCGTCCCGGCCGGGGGCAGCGCGTCGGCGACGGTCACCGTCACGGCCGGGGAGAACGCGCGTGCCGGAGTGCGGTCCCTCGGGGTGGCCGGCGAGGGCGTCCTCGACCGTGCGCTCCCGGTCCAGATCACCGACGGCACGGGCTCGTCGAGGGCCCTGACGGCCAACTTCAGCGGGGCGTCGGTCAGTTCCGTCGACCTGTCCTCGAAGAAGACCACCGACATCGCCGTGGGTGCCAACCCCGGTGAGGTGGTGACGAGTGCGGACGGGCGCACCGCCTACGCGGCCAACCAGGGCTCGAACACGGTCAGCGTGATCGATGTGGCGCGGGGCGAGGTGACCGCCACGGTCTCCGTCGGCAAGATCCCCGCCGGGCTGGCGCTCACCCCGGACGGCCGCACGCTGTGGGTCGCCAACTACGGGGACGGCACGGTCCAGCCCGTCGACACGGCCTCCCTCACCCCGGGAGCACCCGTCCAGGTCGGCAACGGGCCGGAGAACATGGCGATCACGCCGGACGGCCGGACGCTCTACGTGCCCAACATCAAGGACAACACGGTCACGCCGGTAGACCTGACTACCCGGAAGGCCGCTGCCGCCGTTCCCGTGGGCCCGAGCCCCTTCAACATCGTGGCCGCGCCGGACGGGAAGACGGTGTACGTGTCCAACTCCGGTGGCTCGACGGTCACTCCGATCGACACGGCCACGAACGACACCGAGCCGACCCTCCTGGTCTCCGGCCAGGCCTACGGTCTCGCGCTCTCCCCGGACGGCCGGACCCTGTGGGTCAGCCCCAGCACCGGCGACACCGTCACGCCCGTCGACACGGTCACCGGCGCCCCGGGCAAGACGGTGACGGTCGGCAGGTCCGCCTTCGACGTCGCCCTGGACTGGGACGGCGGCACGGCGTACGTCACCACCGCCGACGCGGGCGCCCTGGTCCCCGTGGACACGGCGTCCGGTGCCGTCGGGGCGCCGCTGACGACCGGGGCGTATCCGCTGGCTGTCGCGCTGACGCCGGTGCCTGTACCTGTGCCCGTGCCCGTGCCCGTGAAGTGA
- a CDS encoding sugar isomerase domain-containing protein, which translates to MSVESVSAQGFARESLTVLQKVIESARDDVAAAADLVAECVRADGVVHAFGTGHSQALVLELAGRAGGLVPTNRLSIADLVLYGGEDPSVLDDPLLERQAGVAQRIYDLAAPNPQDLFVVISNSGVNNVIVEMALHAKEHGHRVLALTSLTHTRAVPAAHPSGRKLADIADVVLDNAAPRGDSLLELPGGGSVCALSTLTGVMLVQMTVAEAAGRLLAAGERPPVYVSANVPGGFEGNLELEKRYAGRIRRTAS; encoded by the coding sequence GTGTCCGTCGAGTCTGTGAGCGCCCAGGGGTTCGCGCGGGAGAGCCTCACCGTCCTCCAGAAGGTCATCGAGTCCGCCCGCGACGATGTGGCCGCCGCCGCCGACCTGGTCGCCGAGTGCGTGCGCGCCGACGGCGTCGTCCATGCCTTCGGCACGGGCCACTCGCAGGCCCTCGTCCTCGAACTGGCCGGGCGCGCCGGCGGGCTGGTCCCCACCAACCGGCTGAGCATCGCCGACCTCGTCCTCTACGGCGGCGAGGACCCGTCCGTCCTCGACGACCCGCTCCTCGAACGGCAGGCCGGGGTGGCGCAGCGGATCTACGACCTCGCCGCCCCGAACCCCCAGGACCTGTTCGTCGTCATCTCCAACTCCGGCGTCAACAACGTCATCGTGGAGATGGCCCTGCACGCCAAGGAGCACGGCCACCGCGTCCTGGCCCTCACCTCCCTCACCCACACCCGGGCCGTCCCCGCCGCCCACCCCAGTGGGCGGAAGCTGGCCGACATCGCCGACGTCGTCCTCGACAACGCGGCCCCGCGCGGCGACTCCCTGCTCGAACTCCCCGGCGGCGGCTCGGTCTGCGCCCTGTCCACGCTCACCGGCGTGATGCTGGTCCAGATGACCGTCGCCGAGGCCGCCGGACGCCTCCTCGCCGCCGGCGAACGCCCCCCGGTCTACGTCTCGGCCAATGTGCCCGGCGGTTTCGAGGGCAACCTGGAGCTGGAGAAGAGGTACGCGGGCCGGATCCGCCGCACCGCGAGCTGA
- a CDS encoding MurR/RpiR family transcriptional regulator, which translates to MPPTDVTTLIRTELPRLAGSLRKVGELILEDPAAVTHCSAAELGRRTGTSQATVTRFCRAIGLDSYQHLLIELAQERGRGEVSDWGTAEIGPDISPDDSLERVVQVVGSADLRAVQQTIDRIDLDAVERAAQATARARRIDVYGVGGSGAVAQETETRLFRIGCAVRGWTEVHAATTSAALLTPADVAIGISHSGVTRETIEPFELAKERGATTIAITADTRSPLARAADVRLVSSSSETSFRTGSIGARHSVLVLIDCLYVRVAQLSYQRASASLALTDHIAGQHAVKSRRTR; encoded by the coding sequence ATGCCTCCCACGGACGTCACCACACTGATCCGCACCGAGCTGCCCCGGCTGGCGGGCTCCCTGCGGAAGGTCGGCGAGCTGATCCTGGAGGATCCGGCCGCCGTCACCCACTGTTCGGCCGCCGAGCTGGGCCGCCGCACCGGCACCTCGCAGGCGACGGTGACCCGTTTCTGCCGGGCCATCGGGCTGGACTCGTACCAGCACCTGCTGATCGAACTGGCCCAGGAGCGCGGCCGGGGCGAGGTCTCCGACTGGGGGACCGCCGAGATCGGTCCGGACATCTCGCCGGACGACAGCCTGGAGCGGGTCGTGCAGGTCGTCGGCAGTGCGGATCTGCGGGCGGTGCAGCAGACGATCGACCGGATCGATCTCGACGCGGTCGAGCGTGCGGCGCAGGCCACCGCCCGGGCCCGCCGTATCGACGTCTACGGCGTCGGCGGCAGCGGGGCCGTGGCGCAGGAGACCGAGACCCGGCTGTTCCGGATCGGCTGCGCGGTGCGCGGCTGGACCGAGGTGCACGCCGCGACGACCTCCGCCGCCCTGCTCACACCCGCGGACGTGGCGATCGGCATCTCCCACTCCGGGGTGACGCGCGAGACCATCGAGCCGTTCGAACTGGCCAAGGAGCGCGGGGCCACCACCATCGCGATCACGGCCGACACCCGTTCACCGCTGGCCCGGGCCGCCGACGTCCGGCTCGTCTCCTCGTCCTCGGAGACCAGTTTCCGCACCGGCAGCATCGGCGCCCGGCACAGCGTGCTGGTGCTCATCGACTGCCTGTACGTCCGGGTCGCCCAGCTCTCCTACCAGCGCGCGAGCGCCTCACTGGCACTGACCGACCACATCGCCGGGCAACACGCGGTGAAGTCCCGTCGGACCAGGTGA
- a CDS encoding glycoside hydrolase family 38 N-terminal domain-containing protein, with the protein MRLTSVESTELFTGTTEQPRQVVAVELSHAPGRTVRLTVEGPGGLTGSTDTTVGEDGTVRAEISVTGEDLVPGDRREITVTAADGDEVTTHTGEFTAAEPGWTMFMVSHFHYDPVWWNTQGAYTETWDVADDPATSGLPARTFDSRGQSGMSLVRAHCDLARRDPAYTFVLAEVDYLKPYWDSFPEERAFLRQLIRTGRVEIMGGTYNEPNTNLTGAEATVRNALYGDGFQRGIIGASPETAWQLDAFGHDPQFPGLMADAGVTSSSWARGPFHQWGPTLSVFGEEPRDPGRMQFPAEFDWIAPSGRGLLTAYMVNHYGAGWAIDNAPTLPEANAAAYKLFQRLKQVALTRNVLLPVGGDYAPPCRWVMDIHRDWNARYVWPRFISAIPRDFFAAVRAELEAEGRKASPQTRDMNPIYTGKDVSYIDTKQAQRHGESLLADAEAWATLASLVTGHPYPDAALDKAWRQLVYGAHHDAITGSESDQVYIDLMTGWRELHDLAVSVHADATQALADQVAPGDGPDLVVFNSATWTRRDVLTVDDPGLVPQGLPAVREDGRLHVVVPEVPGMGLKALPLTEGSVPGWEPAEGLTIRNEFYEVTVDPARGGGVSSLRALAEGGRELLRPGDIGNEIVVQEEYPRHPRFGEGPWHLTPTGTTAARGRDVRAEVRAEHSAAGSRLTVTADLGLFRCTQRLTLWQGVDRLDVTTTLDGYDGADRLIRVRWPSDVRGGLPVHEVADAVIGRGFGFVEVDSERFPWTLDNPANTWFGLGSTARVAVHDDSGTLLGHRSIGVAELVYADWDTAGDLGAPLAAALVRAGVTATSTIAGGPRYGDLEVDSNLPDIRIAVGGPDRSTVVAEALGWDPAAGRELRRQLAERGVAAVWVAPRASLREEWIPGADLRDLERLPLLVVAGARPEDDAKAVDAIVADLDDFTVTATAAGGGEALPPGDAWDGRGFAVLNRGTPGCVVTSSGDLYMSLMRSCTGWPSGIWIDPPRRTAPDGSGFQLQRWSHTFEYAVVAGPGDWRALRLPQAGHAFNRPLTARLRRSSGALPREVTLLGLESDGEVLLDALKPAGSPLARGGAAPVDPGQGVVVRVHEADGRPKRTRVVGPLPWSAGARADVLETPGEPLAPDGDGALGVELSGFEVATILATPAHAPDLAPGPGIDAHEPAQPIATRYWLHNSGPAPRGNMPLAVYLSPTTLTADGPVTATVRVSSELTDTPVSGTVTFEPPPGWTTDPAELPYSLAPGGFTLTDITVTPPPDPTPGRHRLAARLSYGGQTYEDAVSLDVPDGHTGPTLLADLGVEQVTVRRGERTRVPLTLRNPTHTPVNGTIWAVSSWGTWPGVTPGCQGFTLPGGEQTESMIEVDGSAIPPGSYWLLAKLAWHGCVAYTKAVELVVTP; encoded by the coding sequence ATGCGCCTCACCTCTGTCGAGTCGACCGAGCTCTTCACCGGGACCACCGAACAGCCCCGCCAAGTGGTGGCCGTCGAGCTGAGCCATGCCCCGGGCCGGACCGTCCGGCTCACGGTCGAGGGCCCGGGCGGCCTCACCGGCAGCACGGACACCACCGTCGGCGAGGACGGCACCGTACGGGCCGAGATATCCGTGACCGGCGAGGACCTGGTCCCCGGCGACCGCCGCGAGATCACCGTCACCGCCGCGGACGGGGACGAAGTCACCACCCACACCGGCGAGTTCACGGCGGCCGAGCCCGGCTGGACCATGTTCATGGTCAGCCACTTCCACTACGACCCCGTCTGGTGGAACACCCAGGGCGCCTACACCGAGACCTGGGACGTCGCCGACGACCCGGCGACCAGCGGGCTGCCCGCCCGTACCTTCGACTCGCGCGGCCAGTCCGGCATGAGCCTGGTGAGGGCCCACTGCGACCTGGCCCGCCGCGACCCGGCGTACACCTTCGTGCTCGCCGAGGTCGACTACCTCAAGCCCTACTGGGACTCCTTCCCGGAGGAGCGCGCCTTCCTGCGGCAGCTGATCCGCACCGGCCGCGTCGAGATCATGGGCGGCACCTACAACGAGCCCAACACCAACCTCACCGGCGCCGAGGCGACCGTGCGCAACGCCCTGTACGGCGACGGCTTCCAGCGCGGGATCATCGGGGCCTCGCCCGAGACGGCCTGGCAGCTGGACGCCTTCGGGCACGACCCGCAATTCCCGGGGCTGATGGCGGACGCGGGGGTCACGTCCAGTTCGTGGGCGCGCGGGCCGTTCCACCAGTGGGGGCCGACGCTGTCGGTGTTCGGCGAGGAGCCGAGGGACCCGGGCCGGATGCAGTTCCCGGCCGAGTTCGACTGGATCGCCCCGTCGGGGCGCGGCCTGCTGACCGCGTACATGGTCAACCACTACGGCGCCGGCTGGGCGATCGACAACGCCCCCACCCTGCCGGAGGCGAACGCCGCCGCGTACAAGCTGTTCCAGCGGCTCAAGCAGGTCGCCCTCACCCGCAATGTGCTGCTCCCGGTGGGCGGGGACTACGCGCCGCCGTGCCGCTGGGTGATGGACATCCACCGCGACTGGAACGCCCGGTACGTGTGGCCGCGCTTCATCAGCGCGATCCCCCGGGACTTCTTCGCCGCCGTCCGCGCGGAGCTGGAGGCGGAGGGCCGCAAGGCCTCCCCGCAGACCCGCGACATGAACCCGATCTACACCGGCAAGGACGTCTCCTACATCGACACCAAGCAGGCCCAGCGCCACGGCGAATCGCTCCTCGCCGACGCCGAGGCCTGGGCGACGCTCGCCTCGCTCGTCACCGGGCACCCCTATCCGGACGCGGCCCTGGACAAGGCCTGGCGGCAGCTCGTCTACGGCGCCCACCACGACGCCATCACCGGCTCGGAGTCGGACCAGGTGTACATCGACCTGATGACCGGCTGGCGGGAGCTGCACGACCTGGCGGTGAGCGTGCACGCCGACGCCACCCAGGCCCTGGCCGACCAGGTGGCTCCCGGCGACGGCCCCGACCTGGTCGTCTTCAACTCCGCGACCTGGACGCGCCGGGACGTGCTGACGGTCGACGACCCGGGCCTCGTGCCCCAAGGGCTCCCCGCGGTCCGCGAGGACGGCCGCCTGCATGTCGTCGTCCCGGAGGTGCCCGGCATGGGCCTCAAGGCGCTCCCGCTCACCGAGGGATCGGTCCCGGGCTGGGAGCCCGCCGAAGGCCTCACCATCCGCAACGAGTTCTACGAGGTGACGGTCGATCCGGCACGCGGCGGTGGCGTCAGCAGTCTGCGCGCCCTGGCCGAGGGCGGCCGGGAGCTGCTGCGGCCCGGGGACATCGGCAACGAGATCGTCGTCCAGGAGGAGTACCCGAGGCACCCGCGCTTCGGCGAGGGCCCCTGGCACCTCACCCCGACCGGCACGACCGCCGCCCGCGGCCGGGACGTGAGAGCCGAGGTGCGCGCCGAGCACTCCGCCGCCGGTTCCCGGCTCACCGTCACCGCCGATCTCGGCCTCTTCCGCTGCACCCAGCGCCTGACGCTGTGGCAGGGCGTCGACCGGCTCGACGTCACCACGACCCTCGACGGCTACGACGGCGCCGACCGGCTGATCCGGGTGCGCTGGCCGTCGGACGTACGGGGCGGGCTGCCGGTGCACGAGGTGGCGGACGCGGTGATCGGGCGCGGGTTCGGGTTCGTGGAGGTGGACAGCGAGCGGTTCCCCTGGACGCTGGACAACCCGGCGAACACCTGGTTCGGTCTCGGCTCCACCGCCCGGGTCGCGGTGCACGACGACTCCGGCACGCTCCTCGGGCACCGCTCGATCGGTGTCGCCGAACTCGTCTACGCCGACTGGGACACGGCGGGCGACCTCGGGGCCCCGCTCGCGGCGGCCCTGGTCCGGGCCGGGGTCACGGCGACCTCGACCATCGCGGGCGGGCCCCGCTACGGCGACCTGGAGGTCGACTCCAACCTCCCCGACATCCGGATCGCCGTCGGCGGCCCCGACCGCAGCACCGTGGTCGCCGAGGCGCTCGGCTGGGACCCGGCGGCCGGGCGGGAACTCCGGCGCCAGCTCGCCGAGCGGGGCGTGGCCGCCGTCTGGGTCGCACCGCGCGCCTCTCTGCGCGAGGAGTGGATCCCCGGCGCCGACCTGCGCGACCTGGAACGCCTGCCGCTGCTGGTGGTGGCGGGCGCCCGCCCGGAGGACGACGCCAAGGCGGTCGACGCGATCGTCGCCGACCTGGACGACTTCACGGTGACGGCCACGGCAGCGGGCGGCGGCGAGGCACTCCCGCCCGGCGACGCCTGGGACGGACGCGGCTTCGCCGTCCTCAACCGTGGCACGCCCGGCTGCGTGGTGACCTCCTCCGGCGACCTCTACATGTCCCTGATGCGCTCCTGCACCGGCTGGCCGTCCGGCATCTGGATCGACCCGCCCCGCCGCACCGCCCCGGACGGCTCCGGCTTCCAGCTCCAGCGCTGGTCGCACACCTTCGAGTACGCCGTGGTCGCGGGCCCGGGCGACTGGCGCGCACTGCGCCTGCCCCAGGCCGGGCACGCCTTCAACCGCCCCCTGACGGCCCGGCTCCGTCGCTCCTCGGGCGCTCTCCCGAGGGAAGTCACGTTGCTGGGCCTGGAATCCGACGGCGAGGTACTGCTCGACGCGCTGAAACCGGCCGGCTCCCCGCTGGCCCGGGGCGGCGCGGCTCCCGTGGACCCGGGGCAGGGCGTCGTGGTCCGCGTGCACGAGGCCGACGGACGCCCGAAGCGGACACGAGTGGTTGGCCCGCTGCCCTGGTCGGCGGGCGCCCGCGCCGACGTCCTGGAGACACCCGGGGAGCCACTCGCCCCGGACGGGGACGGCGCCTTGGGGGTGGAGCTGTCCGGCTTCGAGGTCGCCACGATCCTGGCCACCCCGGCCCACGCGCCGGACCTCGCGCCCGGGCCGGGCATCGACGCCCACGAGCCCGCCCAGCCGATCGCCACCCGCTACTGGCTCCACAACTCCGGCCCCGCCCCACGCGGCAACATGCCCCTCGCGGTCTACCTCTCCCCCACCACCCTCACCGCCGACGGCCCCGTCACCGCGACGGTCCGGGTCTCCTCGGAACTCACCGACACCCCCGTGTCAGGCACGGTGACCTTCGAGCCCCCACCCGGCTGGACCACCGACCCCGCCGAACTCCCGTACTCCCTCGCCCCCGGCGGCTTCACCCTCACGGACATCACGGTGACCCCGCCCCCGGACCCCACCCCCGGCCGCCACCGACTCGCCGCCCGGCTGTCGTACGGCGGCCAGACGTACGAGGACGCGGTGTCCCTGGACGTACCGGACGGCCACACCGGCCCGACCCTGCTGGCGGACCTGGGAGTCGAGCAGGTGACCGTCCGCCGGGGAGAACGGACTCGGGTCCCCCTCACCCTCCGAAACCCCACCCACACCCCCGTCAACGGCACGATCTGGGCCGTCTCCTCCTGGGGCACCTGGCCGGGAGTCACCCCGGGCTGCCAGGGCTTCACGTTGCCGGGCGGGGAGCAGACCGAGTCCATGATCGAGGTGGACGGCTCAGCGATCCCACCGGGTTCGTACTGGCTACTGGCGAAGCTGGCCTGGCACGGCTGCGTGGCGTACACGAAGGCCGTGGAGCTGGTGGTGACGCCATGA